One Enterococcus silesiacus genomic window carries:
- a CDS encoding glucohydrolase, with the protein MVIKRAWWKEAVGYQIYPASFMDTNSDGIGDINGIRSKLHYLKELGIGFIWITPIYESPNVDNGYDISDYQNILATFGTMEEFDLLLKEAHEYGIKIIMDLVINHTSNQHPWFIESRSSVKDDFRDYYIWADGSIDGPPNDWVSIFGGSAWEYDELTDQYYLHVFAKEQPDLNWENPQVKRALFSMIDWWLDKGIDGFRVDAISHIKKAPLETSSINDPFASFKNVPGIEAHLEELRDIFKKRDILTVGEANGVSAAEADQWVGETEGYFNMLFEFDHIALWNKGEQEGFDVVQFKQAITIWQEALAEGKGWNALYMENHDLPRSVSSFGSEEIVFWQASAKALALTFLLLQGTPFIYQGQEIGMTNMPFASIAEIDAVDTKNFYYEMLNTGLAPEKAMDVIRRTARDNSRTPMQWTAEEYAGFSRKKPWMVINPNKRRINVLDELADPDSVLNFYKAVIQLRNENEALIYGSYKLYLPEHPQLFVYGRRLGEKRFVIIINLSKEFASADLPENVQIEDWDLKVCNLNNHVIHQHTIFAPYEARVYQYKNK; encoded by the coding sequence ATGGTCATTAAGAGAGCTTGGTGGAAAGAGGCAGTTGGTTATCAGATCTATCCAGCTAGTTTCATGGATACAAATAGCGATGGCATTGGAGATATCAATGGTATCCGCTCAAAACTTCATTATCTCAAAGAGCTAGGGATCGGTTTCATCTGGATCACGCCAATTTATGAGTCGCCTAATGTTGATAATGGGTACGATATCAGTGACTATCAAAACATCTTAGCAACGTTTGGAACGATGGAAGAATTTGATTTACTATTGAAAGAAGCGCATGAGTATGGCATTAAAATAATTATGGATTTAGTGATCAATCATACATCAAATCAGCATCCTTGGTTTATTGAATCTAGGTCATCTGTAAAAGACGATTTTAGAGACTACTATATTTGGGCAGATGGTTCGATCGATGGACCGCCCAATGACTGGGTATCTATTTTTGGTGGCTCTGCTTGGGAATACGATGAATTGACGGATCAATATTATCTTCATGTTTTTGCCAAGGAGCAGCCAGATCTAAATTGGGAAAATCCGCAGGTAAAGCGGGCACTTTTTTCAATGATCGATTGGTGGCTTGATAAAGGAATCGATGGTTTTCGTGTGGATGCTATTTCTCATATAAAAAAAGCACCGTTAGAAACTTCCTCAATCAATGATCCGTTTGCTTCATTTAAAAATGTTCCAGGAATTGAGGCTCATTTGGAAGAGTTGAGGGATATCTTTAAAAAGCGGGATATTTTGACTGTTGGCGAAGCCAATGGTGTCAGTGCAGCTGAAGCAGATCAGTGGGTTGGAGAAACAGAAGGCTATTTCAATATGTTGTTTGAGTTTGACCATATTGCTTTGTGGAATAAGGGCGAGCAAGAAGGGTTCGATGTTGTTCAATTTAAACAGGCAATCACTATATGGCAGGAGGCTTTAGCAGAAGGCAAAGGCTGGAATGCTCTTTATATGGAGAATCACGACCTGCCTCGTTCAGTCTCTAGTTTTGGTAGTGAAGAGATCGTTTTTTGGCAAGCATCTGCTAAGGCTTTGGCGTTAACATTTCTCTTATTGCAAGGTACTCCTTTTATCTATCAGGGACAAGAGATTGGGATGACCAATATGCCATTTGCCTCGATTGCTGAGATTGATGCAGTGGATACTAAAAATTTTTACTATGAAATGCTTAATACTGGACTTGCCCCGGAAAAAGCGATGGATGTGATTCGCCGAACAGCTAGAGATAATTCAAGAACACCGATGCAGTGGACCGCAGAAGAATATGCTGGTTTTTCAAGAAAGAAACCTTGGATGGTGATTAATCCTAATAAAAGGAGAATCAATGTGCTAGATGAACTAGCTGATCCAGACTCTGTGTTGAACTTCTACAAAGCGGTTATTCAATTGAGAAATGAAAATGAGGCATTGATTTATGGGAGCTATAAGCTATACTTACCTGAGCATCCTCAGTTATTTGTATATGGACGGCGTTTAGGCGAAAAACGATTTGTCATTATCATCAACCTATCAAAAGAGTTTGCTTCTGCAGATTTACCAGAAAATGTTCAGATCGAGGACTGGGACTTAAAAGTTTGTAATCTGAATAATCATGTTATCCACCAACACACGATTTTTGCTCCCTATGAGGCTAGAGTCTATCAGTACAAAAATAAATAA
- a CDS encoding aminotransferase (broad specificity; family IV; in Corynebacterium glutamicum this protein can use glutamate, 2-aminobutyrate, and aspartate as amino donors and pyruvate as the acceptor), whose product MRNFEKSSKLDGVSYDVRGPVLEEADRMHEEGIRILKLNTGNPAPFGFDAPNEVVRDMIMNVRNSEGYSDSKGIFSARKAIEQYCQVKGFPNVTINDIYTGNGVSELISMCMQGLLNNGDEVLVPMPDYPLWTASISLAGGNPVHYICDEQAEWYPDIDDIKAKVTTNTKAIVLINPNNPTGALYPKEILEQIVEIARQNDLIIFSDEIYDRLVMDGLTHIPIATLAPDLFVVTLNGLSKSHRVAGFRCGWMVLSGNKKHVKGYIEGLNMLASMRLCSNVLSQQIIQTALGGYQSVDDLLLPGGRIYEQREYIYNAINDIPGLSAVKPKAAFYIFPKIDTARFNIYDDEKFVLDFLHEHHILLVHGGGFNWTQPDHFRIVYLPKMEDLKFTTEKMRQFLSTYKQK is encoded by the coding sequence ATGAGAAATTTTGAGAAATCTAGCAAGCTTGATGGTGTAAGTTATGACGTGCGCGGCCCAGTCTTAGAAGAAGCCGACAGAATGCATGAAGAAGGCATTCGTATTTTGAAACTTAATACTGGCAATCCCGCTCCCTTTGGTTTTGATGCCCCGAATGAAGTTGTTCGCGATATGATCATGAATGTTCGTAATTCAGAAGGTTATTCTGATTCAAAAGGTATTTTTTCAGCTCGAAAAGCAATTGAACAATACTGCCAAGTCAAAGGCTTTCCTAATGTGACGATCAATGATATTTACACTGGTAATGGCGTCAGTGAACTGATTTCAATGTGCATGCAAGGATTATTGAATAATGGTGATGAAGTTTTAGTACCAATGCCGGATTATCCATTATGGACAGCCTCAATTTCATTGGCTGGTGGAAATCCTGTTCATTATATTTGTGATGAACAAGCAGAATGGTATCCAGACATTGATGATATCAAAGCGAAAGTAACAACGAATACAAAAGCGATTGTATTGATCAATCCGAATAATCCGACAGGAGCGTTGTATCCAAAGGAAATTCTTGAACAGATCGTTGAAATAGCAAGACAAAACGATTTGATCATCTTCTCTGATGAAATCTATGATCGTCTGGTTATGGACGGATTAACCCATATTCCAATTGCCACTCTGGCACCAGATTTGTTTGTTGTCACTTTAAACGGATTATCTAAATCACATAGAGTTGCAGGATTCCGTTGCGGTTGGATGGTGCTTAGTGGAAACAAAAAACATGTGAAAGGCTACATTGAAGGATTGAATATGCTGGCATCCATGCGTTTATGTTCAAACGTCTTATCACAACAAATTATCCAAACAGCTTTAGGCGGTTATCAAAGTGTTGATGATTTATTATTGCCAGGCGGAAGAATCTATGAGCAACGGGAATATATTTACAATGCAATCAATGATATTCCTGGACTTTCAGCTGTTAAGCCTAAAGCGGCTTTTTATATATTTCCTAAAATCGATACCGCGCGTTTTAATATCTACGATGATGAAAAATTCGTTTTAGATTTCTTGCATGAGCATCATATATTACTTGTCCACGGTGGCGGCTTTAATTGGACACAACCGGATCATTTTAGAATCGTTTATCTGCCTAAAATGGAAGACTTGAAATTTACCACTGAAAAAATGCGCCAATTTTTAAGTACCTACAAACAAAAATAA
- a CDS encoding Cro/Cl family transcriptional regulator, with the protein MDSFGAVIKEIRKNRKLTQKMLSEDICSQSVLSRIENNEELPNVVVMQQICQRLGVTMDQIMQFKSEEVRLITQIFEKIADYFRHKEYLKIMHYMRDTQIEERLHLDTDWQRYYYYLGSCKFYLCSDYEQAILDLKKGLSYTYQANKENLSDFEIQVISCIGSTYSSIGKIVEAEKYLKLSIHYFHKLPNERVTAELTKIFYNYSKFLTDQKRLEEAQIYIDQGIVWSRHRNSYYYLSELFQLKSQLLVVKGCSEKAAEYLILSEQIQRIETIKI; encoded by the coding sequence ATGGATTCTTTTGGAGCGGTTATTAAAGAAATTCGTAAGAATAGAAAATTAACACAAAAAATGTTATCAGAAGATATCTGCTCACAAAGTGTCTTGAGTAGGATCGAAAACAATGAAGAGTTGCCCAATGTGGTAGTGATGCAGCAAATTTGTCAGCGTTTAGGCGTAACGATGGATCAAATCATGCAGTTTAAGTCAGAAGAAGTCCGTCTGATCACTCAAATATTTGAAAAAATAGCTGATTACTTTCGCCATAAAGAATATCTTAAAATAATGCATTACATGAGAGATACCCAAATTGAAGAACGATTACATTTGGATACGGATTGGCAGCGCTATTATTATTATCTAGGTAGTTGTAAATTTTATTTATGTAGTGATTATGAACAGGCAATACTTGACTTGAAAAAGGGGCTTTCCTATACTTATCAGGCAAATAAAGAGAACTTATCTGACTTTGAAATACAAGTCATCAGTTGTATCGGTAGTACCTATAGTAGTATTGGGAAAATTGTCGAAGCGGAGAAATATCTGAAATTAAGTATTCATTATTTTCATAAATTACCCAATGAACGCGTCACTGCTGAGTTAACAAAGATTTTTTATAATTATTCTAAATTTTTGACGGATCAAAAACGGCTGGAAGAAGCGCAAATCTATATTGACCAAGGGATTGTTTGGTCAAGACATAGAAATAGCTATTATTATCTAAGTGAATTATTTCAATTGAAGAGTCAATTGTTGGTCGTCAAAGGATGTTCAGAGAAAGCTGCTGAATATCTAATTTTATCTGAACAAATCCAGCGTATCGAAACGATTAAAATTTAA